Part of the Mytilus galloprovincialis chromosome 14, xbMytGall1.hap1.1, whole genome shotgun sequence genome is shown below.
tttacaaaatttacttctggatactatatCTTAAAATGATCATAAaccagcttctgtccaagtttggtaaaaaaaaaagaggttattttaagaaagttattaaaatttcaaaaactttaaccacatagtTAATATTTGtggccgacgccgacggaatgtaggatcgctatgtttcgctttttcgacaaaagtcggaGGCTCCAAGCTCGAAAAAAAGCCtagagtcgatttcacaaaaaaaaacttacgactaagattggccttaagtcatgaacaaatcagtatacttacAATAAATCTTGatcgtaagttttttttgtgaaatcgactcctggCATGTTGCTTTATTAGTTTCAATAAGAACATGAAAGGATTTATCAAACATCTGTCAATTCGTCATTGCATTTGTCTTAAATACATttgtttcaatttgtatttttgatTGGATTTAATAAAGAAACATGCTCTAGATTTTGAATGATTGAGGAATTCTAATTTCTCTTGAACACATTATACTGTATAAACTGGGCAGCTTAATAACGTTGTATTATAGGTTAAGGATTTCAGATCATGATCAATGCAAAACACATTTAGGTCTTTATCTCTAAACAGTTTTAGGATTTCACTTATACATCCTTTATGTCAAACAGAGAAGGGTGAAAACCCCAACCCATCCATAAGTAATTTGACATATCAGATTTCCTTTTTtcgttatttaaaaataataaattgttatatTAATTAATCATAGTCTGCTATATCAAATTGTTAttctgttatatcaaataaataatttgctatatcaaattaataatctgttatatcaagtCAAATTGTAAAAAGTCAATAAGCATGGCCCCTAAAAGGCTTCTGTACAATTTGTTCTTGATATGAAATCAGAGTAAAAAAATTGTATGTAATTATTTTGCTTAGTTATGAATGCTGTGATTAGTAATACAACGTGGGTAGAGCTTTCCTCGTCTAGTCGTTGCGGCGGAGATTGTGCGTAGTTGGAATATGTCCTGATTATGCATTAGTGTACGACAGTAATATTTGCCAATTTACATGCAGTAAGCAGCCATTACTATATAGTAATCAATAATTTTAATCTAGATTGACGGTGTAAGGATTTTTTAGTCGCGTTAGAATGTTCAGCAAAAAGAGTTGTTTATTGTTGTAGTTTTTTTGCTGGATTACCTATATTGCTATACTTTTATATTTCGTTCTTGACTGAAATCTGGGACTACTTTACTAACTCAGATGAAATTCTTTATTTTTCGCTGAACATTGGAATAATTAGAATaactatttattttcatatttcgtTGCACTTTATATGGCCCTCTCTTTTCAACCTAACACCCAGTAAAACAATCCAATGTTAGCTTTCTTAGACATCATACAAACTACACTATGTAACATATACACAAGCAAACAGATACAGCAATTTGTcataaatgtcatttaataattttttttaaacaattcatCATGAGGATGACGAATGTCTTTTAATTTAGAACTGTTATTTATATAACTTTACcgttttatatcattatttttcataaCTCAATTTTTATCGGAAACCGTTAAGAACATGATGCATTGTTTCGATAGTTACTCAGAATCCAAGATAGCAATGAACAAGGGTAATAGAAATCAGTAAAGAAGGGTGTGGATGGGGCTTTACAGAATACAGAAATATGggagaaaaatttgaaaaaaatggagaaaaatggGAAGAAGAAAGATAAGTGGGTTGCTAAACTGTAAGGATTAgagcatatatatatttaaagtggGCAAACATATTAAAAAACAGGGAAAAAGgcttaaaatttaattcaattaaatAAAGAAGGGCCCCAATCCACATCCTCATAAGTTAATACATGATATAAGATATAAGCACAATACTAGTCAAACTTGTAATGCAGatgtattgaaatttaaaataagagCAATTAAAGGTCAAGGAAATATGTTTAACTTTCGCCAGACCGAGCTTTCTTTATTATGTACCATTGACCAGTAATAGACTAAAAAATGTTACAAGTCAGAACCTTGAAAttcatatcaaatttaaaatttttatttttcaagttgCTATGTAGTTTTAAAATTTCTAGAGGAATAAGTGGCATCATAGTAGAAAATCACGTTcggaataaatttaaaaaaacccaactaaATACTATCACggaaaaatgatttaaaaaagtatatatttattttgtcagaTAGCGTCAGCAAAACTTTTTTTTGCATCGAATGACATTTCCGTAACTGACAGGGATTCATTTGTACGATCATGTATCTAAAATACAATATTTGTAGCTTTACATCACCGGGATAGAACTTTTCTTGCTTGAGAAAGTCCTTcttgttatatttctttttatactcGAAATTTccaaaatcttttaaaacaactTGAATCTTTGGGCATTCCAATATTAGATTTATTTATCATGAAATACGATACAATGTTGCATTCATACATACATACGTTGCTATGTTGATAGAAACCTACGTTTCTGCTATGAATTTCAATAAAGAATGAAATGATTCGAACTGCATTGTATGGTATATGGAGAATATTTGCCATTCAACCTTTCAAATTTAAGCaggcatggtttttttttcatattaagatctcgtttttgtttttggttgTAGACCGTAACTATGACCTTATGTCTAATTTGTGTCCTCTAGCGCAACTTTGACCTTATGTCTAATTTGTGTCCTCTAGCACAACTGTGACCTCAAGCTATAGATGAATTGTAACATCTAGCAAAATTGAGACTTCTAGTTTAATTGTGATCTTTAGGCTTATTTTGACCTCCTAGCTCACCATTATATTATATTAATCGTTCGATGACAATTGATTGTAATTTATGTTGAATTGTACCGGACTTGCGAGCAAAATCCCGTTTAATTCATTGTATGTCCCACAGCCAATGTTTCCAAATCTCGATGTCTCAAACTATAACTAATTTTTATAACTCAGGAGAAAGAAATCAACAAAgtaaatatatactagtagtttATGGGATGTCACTCAGCACAAACGGCTCTTGAATCAAAGAGTAATTGCAGAGAGATTTTGCTGTAAAATTCATTCGAGTAAAATTTCGAATTTTGTTTTTAGTATTGTTTATTGTTCTACAGAACGCATGTCTCGTCTAATCCCGTGTCCTATACTGTTTTAAGTTTTTTCTAATATAAACTCTAACATAACTGTACTTTCTTGGTCTATTTTTACAAATGTGACGCATTTGAAATTTGGATATTATTATACCAGCTatacaaacatatttctttttttttgtgactTTTTGTAAATTGCCTTTTTTGCTTCGTGTCGAACATACTAGAGTGAAACCActtcaaacagttttttttttacacttttgtaTCTAATGTCGTACAGATGTTGCACCACTTTCCCATGTTGGCGGAGTTTTTAAGCTTTCGATCACAAACATGCTTTTCTTGTTGTCGTAAGggggctaccatttgatttttatggggggctatgatgaaatttgaaaaaaaggcaggacaggattttgagtaaaaaaaaaagaaggcaggatgagtaacttggcaaaaagAAAGGCAggatatgacaattgttgtaaaaaagtcaggatagcTAAGGAAAAAAAAGGtaggaccgaatagactgaaaaataaaaagtcaggacagagattacaacttaaaaaaaaaaggcaggacacaatttttcatcctagcccccccccccccccccataaaaatcaaatggtagctccctaaatcaCACCGTTGATTATCTTGTTTGATTTGCTTCacgtttgattatttttttagacGTTTATAGAATACAATACAGTACTTTTGGTATGGATTCAAATTTTAACTTgtgtagctacatgtatatagaaaaatagaaaaccAATATAAAGGTCTGTGGAGTAGAAATTGcacatttttttctcattatttatATCACATAGAAACATTCATTAATTTCTATATTCTGAAATTTAATTAAAGtttcttttttgaaatataacgtaaaaaaataaaactttttattatttaagttttttttaaatcggtATTCTTATCAACATCTCTATTTTACATTAGCGAAGCTTAGTTAACAAGGcagaatgtaaatataaaataataggaCTTTCATCATTATTCATCTAAGTTTCTCAAAAGcagtttttcaactttttttgaaaatttgaaaattaataaatgtcattttctctattgtataattttcaaaatcaGCCCCTAAGgtgataaatatttacaatattacaTGATATTGTGTGAAAACCTTATCTTGTTCAACTCTTCAGGTAAGAATATCTTCTAGTcatttatatctatctatcttGTCAATAGAATCTTAACAACTTCCGTTTAAGTACCTATACTAATCAACGTGGAAACTTATAAAGATGCCACGTGGGTTAAGATAAGGAACTTCCTGGGCggttttgaaaatttgtattaaaattggATGCACGCTGACAAATGTTAAACTTTTGAATCGGGACACTAAGCCGAGACGAACAATACTATAGACTGGTCATAATGAGGTCCCAATTAATAATTTGTTTCGGGTTGGCAGTTATAAGTACAATTTATGCACAATCTGGAGAATCGGGATTAGTTATAGATGTTATCCAGGCGCCACCGCCAGACTGCGCAAGAAAAGTTCAGAAACATGATATGGTTGTTTTGCATTATGAAGGTTTCTTTGAAAATGGAACAAAATTCGACTCAAGGTACGTACATGTTTTCTATTGGCCTTTTTTGTCATATCTTTCTTTTgccttatttgttttcaaataccATGAACATAAAGATACTagtaatttacaaaatattaggAACAGGCCTGAATCGTATTGCATTTAAAATTGTTCTATTGTTAACTGGTTTACTTTTCTCCTGTGTTTTCTTGCCGAAATATGATTCAAGCACAAATGAAACTAATAATAACAGATAAGCATTCGGAACAACCCATGTGCTTACCTATGATAATCGGAATAAATTAAGATGTAGGTATACATAATTGAGCAAGCAACCAAACAGCACGAAAAAAAACACCCAAAGAAGTAATCAGTAAATTGAAAATAGGGatgaaatctatttttttcacatttgtttaatAAATTGCTATAACTGCTTCGAGTAAAACATATGCCTAAAATAGAATTTCAAGGAATATGGTCCTTTGCTTTTGCGCCATTTGCGTCCTAGCCTAGACGCAAATACTATATGTAAACGGAGATGAGGAGGCATACACCTGACTATTTGTATTCATACCAAATTTTATAAACACATGCATTTATATGCGATTTAAAGAATGTGAAAATAATTAGTAAAGGGGCCCGAACATTTGATTTTTGGGGTTGCGGGGAAAAACGGCGGTGGGGGTGGTGTATGGTTTTAAAAATGAATGTTCTAGCCACTTCAAACCTGGAAATGTATAACTTTGCCACCACCAGGATAACAATAAATATTCTGCAACACAGAGGGGCCGAGAATATAGTTGTGTCCTTAGGTGAAAATATGTTTTCCCGCGGTAAGAAATAAGCATACATAGCAACAGATGAAAGTGAATAGTCAATCCACAAAACATGATCTTGTCCACCTCCCCCAGAATAGCACATGGTTGCATGCCCCTTAATTTGATATGTCATTTTCGTTTTTCTCAAATACATGTAAATGCTGTCCTCCATTATAATGATGAAATTTTCGATTGAAAAGTACATATGGAAAACCAAATGCACCgtgaaatacatttaacaaacaatgttcaatataaaatcattcGTCAACAAAATAATATTTGCACTTAAAGTATGTGGTATTGTAGCTCTGTCACAAATAGTATACAATAACTATAATCCTTTGATGTGTGTATCTAACATAAGTATATCATTTTTAACTACCTGTCATTTTGATATGAGTGATTGTTGCCCGAAGTATGATTTGTGACCTTGAGCAGGGAAACATGAACATTTACGTGTTCCAAATAGATGAATATGTACAAAATTTGACTTTGAATATAATTGACATGATTGTTTAACTTTTTGATTTCATAGTCTAACATACCTGCATGTACACGTGTGTTTTACACCAATGTTagctttttaaatttaaaataagtacATTGTTCCGATGTTTCAGAAGAATCTTAATTTCGATTGGCCGACAACCGAATCACGCGGCATTCAAAACTAAATTTCTATTTTCCAATAAACGATGCAACATCTCGAATGCACGTGCACTCCACAAACAATACCTTCACATATGTAAAAAACGAAAAGCTTGACTAAACTAGATTTTTCATGAGTACAGAATACAAATGTAACTATAAAAATTGAatgtttcatttttgaaattttataattataaaattttaaagcgTTGAATGTGTGCGCATTTCCAACTTTAATCCCTCATAAAAGTGGGCTTCAGTCACATCTTTTACACTCtatattgaaataacaaaaacaatgaaatttaatatttgaatttttaatatttggaaaTACTTCTTCCATTTCAGTCGCGAGAGAGTAGGAGCTGTTCCATTCCAGTTCCAGTTAGGTCTTGGTGCCGTCATCAAAGGATGGGAAGAGGGTCTACTCGGCATGTGTgtcaatgaaaaaagaaaattaacaattcCATCAAATCTAGCATATGGAGAAAAAGGATCAGGtatgatgtttatttttaaagaatataattTTGCAATCGGTGTTTAATAATTGGTTTGAACAAATACTCAAAACTTGTGTaaaatttgctcattgttaaggGCAATACGGTGACCTTTGTCCTTAGATCTTTAATAATAATCTTTAAAATACTACTGGTTATATATATGTCCTTCGaaccattttttgtatttttgtctcaAGACATTAATGGGCATCCCTgaataacagtttaatattataaaTCTAATTGAATTGTGGAAAAATAAGTATTTCCTGTATGTCAAAAAACTTTTGAATCTTTATTGTGAAGGAGACATTCTAATAATTCTCACTGTGTAGTTTCAACTTTTCCTTTTAATGCACACATGTTATGTAAATCAAGTTTGAACTATTATACCATTATCATAGAACTTATCTAAGATTATGTCCATGTTTTTAGTTCTCTTTTTTCTCCTGattttatatgtaaaattttATGCAATCTCGTATCTCAATGAACATTTATGTGTATTTTTTCAGGTGAAGTGATTCCCCCAAACGCCAATCTTATGTTCGAGATAGAATTATTGCAAGTCCACGATGGACCCAAGCCACCAAATGTTTTCAGAATGATTGATATTGACAACGATAAATTCTTAACAAGAGACGAggtaaaattatctttttttttatgccccatctacgatagtagaggggcattatgttttctggtcatttgcgtccgtctgttcgtcgtaccgtctgtccatccgttcttcccgcttcaggttaaagtttttggtcaaggtagtttttgatgaagctgaagtccaatcaacttgaaacttagtaaacttgttgcttatgatatgatctttctaatttcaaagccaaattagacttttgaccccaattgtacggtctactgaacatagaaaatgaaagtgggagtttcaggttaaagtttttggtcgaggtagtttttgatgaagttgaagtccaatcaacttgaaactaagtacacatgttccctatgatatgatctttctaaatttaaagccaaattagattttttacccaatttcacggtccattgaacatggaaaatgatagtgcgagtggggcatccgtgtgctTGTTTCTTTCTAATACTTAACCATCATATCTCTAATATATAATCGTTTGTATTCTGTATCAAGTAATTTATATAGgtatatcaatcaatattttaCTGGATTAAAATATTCCAGTAAATCCTGCAATGGGATTTGTTACTTTGACAGGTAACTGTGTATATGAGTCCATCTTCCATTTGAACACgaaattaaaataagaatatcAATTACTGCGGCAATCCACATTGTAGTAATCCAGACACCCCAGTGTAACGTTATTATGATTTTGACTTTATATTGGATATGGGCTCATAAACGCTGTCAGTGACCTATATGAACTTCGTCTGACTGCTCAGGGGATATAACACACTGACATGGATTATGCTCCCAAGTCCCCTGTAAAAATTCATATAACACGTTCATTAAATTACTGTAATCGTGGAAATATTTGCGGCCAGGGATGAAAAAGAGGGAACGGATGTATTGTTTTTTTCCGTTTATTACAAAAACACAAGCGCTTTATAAAGCCAAAAATAAGCCGATAAACGATATTTCAGAATGTAAAACATCCATGTTGCTCCCAAAAACATTTGTATCTGCTGCTACGAAGGCAACTTCATACTAGAACCTGATTCATATATGAAATCTAAAGCTATCTTTAttcgtaaaaaaatatattttccaataCAAATTTAAAGCTTTTCACAGtgcatttaactttaaaaaaaattgtcaccagacattcattattttcttttacagTTAATCATGTACCTGTCCCATCAAGCCGTACAGCAGGGGATACCAGTCGATTTAGCCTCTCAGCAGCAACAGAAGGTCCTTCACGATTTATTTGAAACAGAAGACAAAGATAAAGACGGGAAAATTTCCCATGAAGAATTCACTGGACCAAAACATGACGAATTATAACGTGGACTTTAAATTATTGTATATTATGTTTATTaagttattttgtattaaaatgttaaaataatttttattgaattaATTGAATAATAAGATGATATGGAACAACCGTGTATATCACGCCGTAAAGTTTGTTGCACAACCCATATAGTAGTTTTTACAGGCaggtaaacttttatttaatggTCAGCTTATGAGGCCCACCCCCAGGTGCGGAGTTTTCTAgatggtggccttcgactgttttctattctttgttcgggttgttctctctttagcatattcccaatttccattctcaatttttgatAATATGGACAAGCCGTGTATATCACGTCGTGATATTTCTTTCACACCCCTAGTATTAGATTTTACAGTCAGGAACATTTGATGTAAACACCAATTTGAGAAGTAGAAACAATTTCCACAGTATTTTGCTCCATCTGCAGGGTCAAACCGGCAAGAGGACAGATCCCTGACAATCATGACTTGTTTAACCCACTTCATTCTTTATAAACCTGTCTCGTTTCAGGTGCCCGTTATTAAGTAGTCGTTGTTGGTTGCCttgtgtcatttttgtttttcgtttattggtTTTACCTAAAACAGCccgttgggtttttttttcgtttgcaCTGTTTCACATTTGTCTTATGTCGGTGGCTTTATATAttggttttgtttattgttgtatgccgtacggtgaccaac
Proteins encoded:
- the LOC143059356 gene encoding FK506-binding protein-like; translation: MRSQLIICFGLAVISTIYAQSGESGLVIDVIQAPPPDCARKVQKHDMVVLHYEGFFENGTKFDSSRERVGAVPFQFQLGLGAVIKGWEEGLLGMCVNEKRKLTIPSNLAYGEKGSGEVIPPNANLMFEIELLQVHDGPKPPNVFRMIDIDNDKFLTRDELIMYLSHQAVQQGIPVDLASQQQQKVLHDLFETEDKDKDGKISHEEFTGPKHDEL